Proteins encoded by one window of Gemmatimonas aurantiaca:
- a CDS encoding HU family DNA-binding protein: MTKADLVENVTARIARTAGPTISKKDCARVVDAFLDAIKEAMQEQKNIEVRGFGTFKIRQRKTRMARNPRTGSPVEVSARPVPVFKPSKELRAMVAGIDANLLEDDEDSES, translated from the coding sequence ATGACCAAAGCCGACCTCGTCGAGAACGTCACGGCACGCATTGCCAGAACGGCCGGACCGACGATCTCCAAGAAGGACTGCGCGCGCGTCGTCGACGCCTTCCTCGATGCCATCAAGGAAGCGATGCAGGAGCAGAAGAACATCGAGGTGCGTGGTTTCGGCACGTTCAAGATCCGCCAGCGCAAGACCCGCATGGCGCGCAATCCGCGCACGGGCTCTCCGGTGGAAGTCTCCGCGCGGCCGGTGCCCGTGTTCAAGCCCAGCAAGGAGCTGCGCGCGATGGTGGCCGGTATCGACGCCAACCTGCTCGAGGACGACGAGGACAGCGAGAGCTGA
- a CDS encoding MoaD/ThiS family protein, with translation MSIPVLLFASYADAFGTRELLVPLGVPCAVDTLVAALRTMPGGDQLPPRVLVAVNQQLAGADTSVQAGDEVALIPPVAGG, from the coding sequence ATGAGCATTCCCGTGTTGCTCTTCGCCTCGTATGCCGATGCGTTCGGTACCCGCGAACTGCTCGTGCCCCTCGGCGTGCCCTGCGCCGTGGACACGCTGGTGGCGGCGCTGCGCACCATGCCGGGCGGTGACCAGCTGCCGCCGCGGGTTCTGGTGGCGGTCAATCAGCAGTTGGCAGGCGCGGACACGTCGGTGCAGGCGGGCGACGAGGTAGCGCTCATTCCACCCGTGGCCGGGGGCTGA